CCGCGCCCGAGAGCTGGCCGGCCAGCAGCATCAGCGTCAGACCCAGGAGGATCGCCCACGGCAGCGTGGAGCGGCCGACCGAGATCGACTCGATCGAACCCTCGATGGGCTTGCCCTTGCGCTGCGCCAGCTTCAGGACCGCGTCAGTGCCCTCCGCAGCCGTCATCTGGATGTTGGGTGCCTCGGCAATCCTCAGGACCGGGTTGATCCGCCACCAGGCGCTGTCGGGCATGATGACCGACTCCACCTGTGACCAGGTGAACTCGCGTGGGGAGCCGATGCCCTGCCGCTCGTGCAGCCCCGCTGCCGTCACGGTGAGCTGCCAGCTCCACTCCCGTGCCGTCTGCAACCCGATGATGGCCGGGTACACGAGCACCCCGAAGCGATCGACCTCCCCCGTGCTGGCCGCCCACGCGATGATCAGACCGAGGGAGAGGATCGACAGGATCTTGATCGGCTGCGGGCGGGAGACGGTCAGCGTCTTCATCGGACCGGCAGCATAATGCCCCGAGGCGCCAGCGTGTCCCCGACGAGCGGTGCGTTTACCCTGCCGCGGGTGACGACCATCGGCGTGCTGGGCCTGCAGGGGGACGTGGCCGAGCATCTCGCCATCCTGGACCGGTGCGGTGCGGAGGGGGTGTCGGTCAAGCACGCCCACCAGTTCGCCGAGGTGGATGGGCTGATCATCCCCGGTGGAGAGTCCACGACGATCGGGAAGCTGCTGGCGCGGTTCGAGCTGCTGGAGCCGCTGACGGCAGCCATCGCCGACGGTCTCGGGGTCTTCGGGACGTGCGCCGGCGCGATCCTGCTCGCCCGCGAGGCGCTCCACCACGACGGCACCGTCTCCGAGCAGCACCTGCTCGGCGCCATGGACACCACGGTCCGACGCAACGCCTTCGGCCGGCAGGTCGACAGCTTCGAGGCCGACCTCCACGTGGAGGGCATCGACGGCGGTCCCATCCACGCCGTGTTCATCCGGGCCCCGATCATCGAGCGTGCCGGCCCCGACGTGGAGGTCCTGGCCTGCGTCGGCGATACCATCGTCGTCTGCCGACAGGGACCACTGCTGGCAAGTTCGTTCCATCCCGAGCTGACCGATGACCCCCGGCTCCACCAGGAGTTCATCGGAATGGTCAGTAGCTAGCAGCCGGTCTCCGGGCAGCGACAGGACAGACGAAGGGAGAGCCATGTCAGGCCACAGCAAATGGGCGACCATCAAGCGGAAGAAGGGCGCCAACGATGCCAAGCGCGGAAAGCTGTTCGCGCGGCTCATCAAGGCGATCGAGGCGGCAGCGCGGGACGGCGGTGCCGACCCGGACATGAACCCCACGCTGGCCACCATGGTGCAGAAGGCCAAGGACGCCTCCGTGCCCAAGGACAACATCCAGCGCGCGCTCGATCGCGCCGCCGGCAAGGAGGGTGGGGGTGCCGACTGGGAGACCGTCTACTACGAGGGCTATGCGCCCGGTGGGGTGGCGCTGTACGTCCAGTGCCTCACCGACAACCGCAACCGTGCCGCGGCCGACGTGCGCAGCGCGTTCACCAAGCACGGCGGCTCGCTGGCCGAGCCGGGTGCGGTCAACTACCTCTTCACCCGGACCGGGGTCATCGAGGTCCCCGCTGACGGCGTTGAGGAGGACGACCTGCTGATGGCCGGTCTGGATGCCGGTCTGGAGGACGTCACCTCCGACGGCGAGACCTTCACGGCCACCTGCCAGCCCGAGGATGTCATCCAGCTGCGCAAGGCCCTGGAGGAGGCGGGGATCACCGTCGCCTCCTCCGACTCGACCATGCTGCCCTCCGTGCAGGTGCCGCTGACCGACGAGGAGTCCGCGAAGAAGGTCCTGCGCCTCATCGATGCGCTCGAGGACGCCGACGACGTCCAGGACATCTACGCCAACTACGACATCTCCGACGACATCCTGGAGGCCGTCGCGTAGGAGCGACGGACCGACCGACCGGCCTCCTCGGGCGACCGTCGAGTGCCTGCTACCGTGCGTACACATGTTCGAGCATCGAGTGCTTGGCGTCGACCCGGGCCTGTCCCGGTGTGGCATCGCGATCCTCGACGGTCCGGGCCACCGCGCCACCGTCGTCGACTCGGAGGTGGTGAGGACCCCTGCCGACATGGCCCTCGGGGGTCGGCTCCACGCCATCCACGCTCGCCTGCGGGCGCTGGTCACCGCGCACCGGCCCGCCTCGATGGCCGTCGAACGGGTCTTCATCAACGCGCAGGCCCGAACAGGGACCGGGGCCATGCAGGTCGTCGGGCTGGTCCACCTGCTGGCTGCGGACGCCGACCTTCCCGTCGCCGAGTACACCCCCAGCCAAGTCAAGGCCGCCGTCACGGGGGTCGGAGATGCCGACAAGGACCAGGTGACCTTCATGGTCCAGCGTCTGCTCACCCTCGACGTCGCCCCGACGCCCGCCGATCGAGCCGACGCCATGGCCGTCGGGCTCTGCCACCTCCAGCAACCTGGGTTTGGTCGCCGCAGACGCTCCGGCGGCCAGGGTCGAGCCGGCGACCAGGCGACGACCACGGGGATGTCCTCTCGCCTGGCGGAGGCGTTGGCCGCCGCCGGTCCCGGCTTGACGGCCGTCGATCCAGCTCGTCCGCGTCCCACGCCGTCGAAGGGAACCGGGCAGTGAGGTCTCCTCGCCGGGTGCGCCGACGCATGCGTGACCTCACCCGCCAGGGCCGGGTCAACTCACGCATGCGGTCCCACGACCGGCACACGGGGACGGCCGTCGGATGATCGCCATGCTCCGGGGCGTGGTGGCCCACCTCAGCCCGGGCGAGACCATCATCGACGTGGCCGGCGTCGGGTACCGCGTCCGGGTGCCGACGGGCGCTCGCCTGGCCGGCCTGGGGGAGGAGATCACGCTGCACACCCACCAGGTCGTCCGCGAGGACGCGCTGGATCTGTACGGCTTCGTCTCGGCCGACGAGCGAGACCTGTTCTCGACCATGCTCGGGGTCTCCGGCGTCGGACCCAAGATCGCGCTGTCCGGCATCGACACGTTGGGTGCTTCCGGCCTGCGCACCGCGGTGGTGGCCGACGACGTCACGGCGTTGACGGCCATCCCCGGGGTGGGCAAGAAGGGTGCGCAGCGGCTGGTACTCGAGCTGCGGAGCAAGGTCGGGGCGCTCCCCGAGTCCTCGACGGCCGACCTGCCCGGCGGCGCACCCGAGGCCGAGGACCCACGGACGGAGGCCCGGCAGGCTCTGGGCGCGCTCGGGTACGGCGCCGGCGAGGTGGAGCACGCCCTGCGCGGCCTGCCGACCGATGTCGAGGCGGAGGAGCTCATCCGGCTGGCGCTCCGCGGGCTGGCGACCACATGAGCTCGCGCAGTCGGCTGCGAATCCCCCCGGCTCGGAAGCCGACGGCTCGGCGTGGGCGTGAGACCGCATGAGCGACAGCGCCCACGACCCGCTGATCGACCCGGCGCCGATGGAGGACGACGTCGACATCGATGCCTCGCTGCGCCCGCGCCAGCTCAGCGAGTTCGTGGGCCAGCCGACGCTCAAGAGCCAGCTCGAGCTGATCCTGGAAGGCGCCCGGCGCCGCGGGTCGGCCGTGGACCACCTGCTGTTCAGTGGGCCGCCGGGGCTGGGGAAGACGTCGTTGGCCCACATCGTCGCCGTGGAGATGAATGCCGCCCTTCGTGCCACCAGCGGGCCGGCCCTCGAACGTCCCGGTGACCTGGCGGCGATCCTGACCAACCTGGAGCAGGGCGATGTGCTGTTCCTGGATGAGATCCACCGGCTGCCCCGCGCTGTCGAGGAGATCCTCTACCCGGCGATGGAGGACTTCGTCCTGGACATCGTCGTGGGCAAGGGGCCGGCCGCCAAGGCCTTCCGGCTGCCGCTGCCGGCCTTCACGTTGGTCGGGGCCACCACCCGGACGGGACTGCTGACCGGGCCGCTCCGAGATCGCTTCGGGTTCGCCACCCGGATGGAGTTCTACTCGGCGGAGGACCTGCGGCAGATCGTCACCCGATCGGCTGGGGTGCTCGGGGTGCCGATCGACGATGGCGGTGCCCTCGAGATCGCCCTCCGGAGCCGCGGGACACCGCGCATCGCCAACCGGCTGCTCAAGCGGGTCAGGGACTTCGCGGAGGTTCGCAGCGACGGTCGGGTGACGGGTGCGGTCGCCGGCTCGGCACTCGAGCTGTTCGAGGTGGACCAGGCCGGCCTGGACAAGCTGGACCGGATGGTCCTCACCCGACTGTGCCAGGACTTCGGCGGCGGCCCGGTCGGCCTCGGGACGTTGGCGGTTGCGGTGGGGGAGCAGCCTGACACCGTCGAGGACGTGGTCGAGCCGTTCCTCATCCAGCGGGGCCTGTTGGCACGAACCCCCCGAGGTCGTGTGGCGACGGCCAAGGCCTACGACCACCTGGACCTGCCGTTCGACCCGACCCGAGACGAACCCCCCACGCTGTTCGGCAGCTGACCAGGTCCTGGTGGGTGGACTTCCCACGCCTGCGCGTGGAGAAGTCCACCCACACTCGACCGAGCTGCGCGTCCAGGGCTCCCACCCGCAAGCCCATGCCGGACTCCGCTGCTACCGTGGCCCGCCCCACCCCTCATCAGGCGTACTTCACCCATGACATTCGGACTCATCCTGCTCGCCGAGAACGGCGGCGAGGCGGCACCCGCCGGCGGCGGTCTGGCCAGCTTCCTGCCCTTCCTCCTGGTCGGTGCCCTCTTCTACCTGCTGCTGATCCGGCCGCAGCGCAAGAAGCAGCAGGAGCAGCAGACCATGATCCGCAACCTGGAAGTCGGGGCCGTCGTGGTCACGATCGGCGGGTTCCACGGTGAGATACTCGGGCTGACCGATGAGACCGCCGAGGTCGAGATCAGCGACGGGGTGGTCGTGACGATGGCACGCAACGCCATCGCGCGGTCCATCCCCGACCCCAGCGCCACGGCCCTGGATGACTTGGATGACGAGTTCGACGACCTCGATGACGAGTTCGACGACGACGATCTGGACGACATCGACCTGGACGACTTCGATCTGGACGACCTGGACGACGTCGACGCGGACGAGGCACGGGACGGCGGCTCCGACCGCTGACACCCGGCGGCGCCCGCCACCACCTCGCCATGGACAACTCGATCGACTCCGAACTGCTGCCAGCCAGCGTGCCGCTCGGCGGGCGCCTGCCCGACGGGCAGGACCAACCCACCGCGCCGTTCCCCTCGCGCTCGAAGATCGCGCTGCTGCAGGCTGTCCGAGAGCACGCCGAGGTGACCGGCATGCTCGAGATGGCCGATGAGTTCCTGGCCAGTCAGGGCTTCACCGAGCACGGCTTCCGCCACGCCAACCTGGTCGGGCACATCGCCTACAACGTCCTGCGCTACCTCGACTTCGACGACCACACCGCGGAACTCGGTGCGGTGGCCGGCTACCTCCACGACATCGGCAACGTGGTCAGCCGTGCGCAGCACGGACAGTCATCCGGTCTGATCGCCTTCACGATCCTGCGTGAGATGGACGTCCCGATTCGCGACATCTCCCAGATCATGGGCGCCGTCGGCAACCACGAGGAGCAGTACGGCGTTGCCGTCAGTCCGGTCAGCGCAGCGGTCATCGTGGCGGACAAGTCTGACGTCCACCGTTCGCGAGTGCGTGATACCGGAGACATCGAGGCTGACATCCACGACCGCGTCAACTTCGCGGTGACGTCCTCCTTCCTCCGGGTCTCCGATCTCGTGGAGGACGTCGACCCGGATCAGACAGACGCCGCAGCCGTCCCCGCCGACCCCCCCGCCGCGCCGCTGCCAACACGTCTGCTGCAGCCCACCAAGACCCTTACCCTTGAGCTCGAGGTCGACACGACGGTCACGCCGGTCTTCGAGTACTTCGAGATCTTCATGGAGCGGATGGTCATGTGCCGTCGCGCCGGGCAGACACTTGGCGCCGAGTTCAAGATCACCGTCAACGACGTCCCCGTGCTCTGACGGAGCCACCGCCCACACCAGAGCCGCCCAGACCAGACCGCCCAAGCCCACGAACCGAAAGCTGCCACTCCGTTGTCACAAGGACGCCTGACCACGCTCATCGTCGTGTTCCTCGTCACGCTGGGTGGCTTGTGGGGCTACATCGTCGCCGCCGACCTGTCGCCGCGGCTCGGACTCGACCTGCAAGGTGGCGTCAGTGCCAACCTGCTCCCGGCGGAGGGTCAAGGGGAGATCGACGAGGAGATCCTCGACCAGACCGTCGCAACCATCCGCGAACGTGTCGACGCCCTCGGCGTCGCTGAGCCAGACATCGCTCGGCAGGGTGACACGATCCAGGTGCAACTGCCCGGCGTGGCCGACCAGGAACAGGCCCGCGAGATCATCGGCCGGACCGCCCAACTGCAGTTCCGCCAGGTGGTCGAGGAGCTGCCGCCTGATCCTGGGTTGCTCTCCGACACCGCGAGCGAGCTGGCCGGAGCGACCTGCGACGAACGCAGCGACCTCTCGATTCCCGACCCTGACGAGGAGGTGGTCCTGTGCCTCCGCGGCACCGACGCGGATGGGAACGACCTGCCCCGGGACCAGTGGTTCCGGCTTCGTCTCGGACCGGTCGAGGTGTCCGGAGCCGACCTCACCGACGCCCAGGCCGTGCTGCAACCCCAGACGCTCGGCGAGGTGTGGCAGACCAACCTCGAGTTCAACAGCGAGGGGGCCGCAGCGTTCGCCGAGATCACCGGCAACCTGGCGTGCCTCCAAGGCCCCCAACGTCAGCTCGCGATCGTGCTGGACAACATCGTCGAGCAGGCTCCACCCGTCGCACAGGACGTGGCCTGTGGCGTCGGGATCGGGGGCGGCACCGCAGTCGTCCAGGCCACCAGCGAGGATGACGCGCGCGATCTGGCCATCGTGCTGAAGGCCGGAGCGCTGCCGATCCAGCTGGACTTCGGCACCTTCCAGACCATCTCCCCGACACTCGGGCGTGACTCGCTGGACGCTGGCCTGCTGGCCGGCTTGATCGGGCTGGTCCTGGTCGCGGTCTACCTGGTGCTCCTGTACCGTGGCATGGGCGCTGCGGCCGTCCTGGAGCTGATCCTCTTCGGCGCCACCGTCTTCGGCCTCATCATCGCGCTCGGCGAGTGGATCGGCTTCACGCTGACGTTGGCGGGGATCGCGGGTGTGATCGTCTCGATCGGCATCGCTGCGGACTCCTCGATCATCTATCGCGAGCGGTACCGCGACGAGGTCCGAGCAGGTCGGACCATCCGCACGGCGGCCGATCACGCCTTCGACAAGGCCTTCCGCACCAACCTGACCGGCAACACGGTGTCGTTCCTCGCGGCCGTCGTCCTGTACCTGCTGGCCGTGGGACCGGTCCGCGGCTTCGCATTCACGTTGGGGTTGTCGACCCTGGTCGACACGCTGCTGTTCGCCACGTTCACCCGCGGTCTGTTCGGCCTCGTCGCCCGGAACCCCAAGCTGGTGGACGCCCCGCTGATGGGACTGCGGTCGGGCGTGACCAGTGAGCAACTGGCAGCCGCAACGGCCGGCGGACGCCGTCGCCGCAAGGGCGGCCGGAAGAAGGGTCGGAAGTGAGCAACGACAAGACCAACGTGGACACTGCACCCGAGGAGTTCGACGCGGCCACCACCGGCCGACGCGAGGACACCGACTCACCTCTGGCCCGACTGCTGACGGGACGGAGCAACGCCGACATCGTCGGTAGCTCCCGGCGCTGGTTGATCGTGACCGCCGTCGTCCTCGGCATCAGCCTGGCGGCGCTGGCGGTGCGGGGACTGAACTTCTCGATCGAGTTCACCGGTGGGTCCTCGTTCGTCGAGGAGGGGGCCACGCAGACCTTCACGGCGGCAGAGCTCGAGGAGACGCTGGTCGAGTTCGGCATCACCGACGCAATCGTCCAGATCGTGGACGACGGCACGGGTGCCCAGATCTCGACGCCGGCGATCTCGGACATCGAGGGGGTCGACGACCTCGAGGTAGCCGCCGCCATCGAGGAGCAGACCGGTGGCGACGTCTCCGTCTCGACCATCGGCCCGCGCTGGGGTGAAGCGGTGACGGGACAGGCCATCCGCGGCCTGATCGTCTTCCTGCTGCTGGTGATCACCTACATCACGTTCCGCTTCGAGTGGCGGATGGCGGTCTCCGCCGTGGTGACCCTGGCCCACGACGTCCTGGTCACCATCGGGCTGTACGCCCTGGTCGGGTTCACCGTCTCGCCGAGCACCGTGATCGCGATCCTGACCATCCTCGGGTACTCGCTGTACGACACCGTGGTGGTGTTCGACCGGATCACCGAAGACGCGTCGAAGTTGACCAGCGTCTCCACGGTGTCCTACGGCGAGGTGGCCAACACCGCGCTCAACCAGGTGCTCGTCCGCTCGGTCTCCACCTCGATCACATCCGTGCTCCCGGTTGCGAGCCTGCTGGTCATCGGGGCCAACCTGCTCGGCGCAGCAACCCTGTCCGACCTCGCGCTGGCGCTGTTCATCGGGATGACGGTCGGGACCTACTCCTCGATCATCATCGCCGCGCCGCTGCTGGTCTGGTTGAAGGAGAAGGACCCGAAGTTCGCCGAGCTCAAGGAGCGGGCGGCCGCCGGGTCCGCCTGACCGCCAGCGGCCTCCCGTCGAACACGGACGGAATCAGTCCGCCGAACAGTTGGGCGACGTGAGCTGGACCGGCAACTGCCTGGCCTCGACCGCTTCCTGGCGGACTAGAGTCTGCGGTCATGACGCTGGACCTCACCACCTACATCCGTGACGTCCCGGACTTCCCTGAGCCGGGGATCGTCTTCAAGGACATCACCCCCTTGCTGGGTGACCCGGCTGCACTGGAGGCGGCCGTGATGGCCTTGTGCAGCCCGTACCGCGAGGCCCGCCTCGACCTGGTCGCCGGCATCGAGTCCCGGGGGTTCATCTTCGGGACCGCGGTGGCGCGCGAGCTCGGTGTCGGGTTCACACCGGTCCGCAAGGCCGGCAAGCTGCCACGCGACACCCACGAGGTCAGCTACGACCTGGAGTACGGGTCCGCCACCCTGGAGGTCCACACCGACGCGATCACGCCTGGCGCACGGGTGCTGGTGGTCGATGACGTCCTGGCCACCGGCGGCACGGCGGCGGCCACCTGTGAGCTGGTCAAGCGATCTGGCGGGGTCCTGTCCGGGGTGGCTGTCCTGATCGAGTTGGTGTTCCTCGGCGGTCGCCAGCGGCTGTCCGGCACGCCGGTCTCGTCCGTGCTGACTGTCTCCTGAGTCGTTCGGATTCATCCCATGATTGGACAGGCGGTCTACGCTGGGTGCTTCATCACCGGCAGTCCTGGCAAGGCTGTCGTCCGTCCAGCACCACCCACCGGAGACACAGACGAGCACGAACGACGCCCCGACCACCGCGACAACCGTTGCTCCCGACACGCCAGGGGGCGGACCGCCGTCAGCGGGTGATGAGGCTGGTCCGGAACAGGGGCTCACCACCCAGGCCACCCACACCCCGCCGACCGGCACCGATCAGGTCCTTCCACCCGGTGGTCGCCAGGCACGCCGTCAGTCCGGCGTCCGGGCCGTGCTGGCCCGTCTCCCGTTCGATCTGGGGCCCACCGTCCCCGAGCAGATCCAACCCCTGGTCCACATCCTGCGCGGCAACGGCACCCGTGTGGACCTGAAGATGATCCTGAAGGCCTACGAGATCGCCGAGAGCGCGCACCGGGGCCAGAAGCGACGGTCCGGTGAGCCCTTCATCATCCACCCGGTCGGCGTGGCGGAGATCCTGGCCGACCTGGGTGCGGACACGCCGACCATGGCCGCGGCGCTGCTCCACGATGTCGTCGAGGACACCGAGTTGACCGTCGAGGAGATCACCGAGCAGTTCGGCGCAGCCACCGCCGCGCTGGTCGACGGTGTCACCAAGCTGCAGCGGGTCAAGGTCCAGACCAAGGAGGAGCAGCAGGCCGAGTCCCTCCGCAAGATGCTGCTGGCGATGGCGGAGGACTACCGGGTCCTGCTGATCAAGTTGGCCGACCGCCTGCACAACATGCGGACCATCCACCACATGCCGCGCCACAAGCAGGAGGAGAAGGCGTCGGAGACCCTCTCGATCTACGCCCCCCTGGCGCACCGACTCGGCATGCAGCAGTTCAAGTGGGAGCTCGAGGACCGCAGCTTCCAGTGTCTGCACCCCAAGCGGTACGACGAGATCAAGAAGATGGTCGCCGAGCGGCAGTCCGGTCGCGACCAGTACCTCGATGAGATCATCGCTGACGTGACCGAACGCCTGCGGGCCGTGAAGATCCGGGCGCAGATCACGGGCCGGCAGAAGCACTACTGGTCGATCTACGAGAAGATGGTCGTTCGGGGCAAGGAGTTCGACGACATCTACGACCTGGTCGGCATCCGGGTGATCGTCGACTCGGTCAAGGACTGCTACGCCGCCCTCGGCACCCTCCACTCGGTCTGGCGTCCCGTGCCGGGGCGCTTCAAGGACTACGTGGCCATGCCGAAGTTCAACCTCTACCAGTCGCTCCACACCACGGTCGTCGGGCCGGGCGGCAAGACCATGGAGGTGCAGATCCGCACCCAGGCGATGCATCGGACGGCCGAGTTCGGGGTCGCTGCCCACTGGCGGTACAAGGAGACGGGACGCGAGGCGCCCAACTCCGATGCGCAGTGGCTGGACCAGATGCTCGACATGGAGTCCGTCACGGACTCACCCACCGAGTTCATGCGCAACGTGCAGCTGGACCTCTACGCCGACGAGGTCTTCGTCTTCACGCCCAAGGGGGACATCCGCCAGCTCCCGCGTGGCTCGACCCCGGTGGATCTCGCCTACGCCATCCACACCGAGGTCGGTCACCACACGATCGGCGCACGGGTCAACGACCGGTTGGTGCCGCTCGAGTACGAGCTCCGCAACGGCGAAACCGTCGAGATCCTGCTGTCGAAGGCCAAGTCAGCCGGTCCCAGCCGCGACTGGCTCGAGTTCGTGGGCTCGGCCCGGGCACGCTCGAAGATTCGCGCCTGGTTCAGCCGCGAGCGCCGCTCCGATGCCATCGAGAAGGGTCGGGAGGAGCTCCGACGGACGCTCGCCAAGTCAGGACGTGGCTGG
The sequence above is a segment of the Euzebya tangerina genome. Coding sequences within it:
- the ruvC gene encoding crossover junction endodeoxyribonuclease RuvC, which gives rise to MFEHRVLGVDPGLSRCGIAILDGPGHRATVVDSEVVRTPADMALGGRLHAIHARLRALVTAHRPASMAVERVFINAQARTGTGAMQVVGLVHLLAADADLPVAEYTPSQVKAAVTGVGDADKDQVTFMVQRLLTLDVAPTPADRADAMAVGLCHLQQPGFGRRRRSGGQGRAGDQATTTGMSSRLAEALAAAGPGLTAVDPARPRPTPSKGTGQ
- the ruvA gene encoding Holliday junction branch migration protein RuvA translates to MIAMLRGVVAHLSPGETIIDVAGVGYRVRVPTGARLAGLGEEITLHTHQVVREDALDLYGFVSADERDLFSTMLGVSGVGPKIALSGIDTLGASGLRTAVVADDVTALTAIPGVGKKGAQRLVLELRSKVGALPESSTADLPGGAPEAEDPRTEARQALGALGYGAGEVEHALRGLPTDVEAEELIRLALRGLATT
- a CDS encoding YebC/PmpR family DNA-binding transcriptional regulator, encoding MSGHSKWATIKRKKGANDAKRGKLFARLIKAIEAAARDGGADPDMNPTLATMVQKAKDASVPKDNIQRALDRAAGKEGGGADWETVYYEGYAPGGVALYVQCLTDNRNRAAADVRSAFTKHGGSLAEPGAVNYLFTRTGVIEVPADGVEEDDLLMAGLDAGLEDVTSDGETFTATCQPEDVIQLRKALEEAGITVASSDSTMLPSVQVPLTDEESAKKVLRLIDALEDADDVQDIYANYDISDDILEAVA
- a CDS encoding RelA/SpoT family protein; amino-acid sequence: MLARLPFDLGPTVPEQIQPLVHILRGNGTRVDLKMILKAYEIAESAHRGQKRRSGEPFIIHPVGVAEILADLGADTPTMAAALLHDVVEDTELTVEEITEQFGAATAALVDGVTKLQRVKVQTKEEQQAESLRKMLLAMAEDYRVLLIKLADRLHNMRTIHHMPRHKQEEKASETLSIYAPLAHRLGMQQFKWELEDRSFQCLHPKRYDEIKKMVAERQSGRDQYLDEIIADVTERLRAVKIRAQITGRQKHYWSIYEKMVVRGKEFDDIYDLVGIRVIVDSVKDCYAALGTLHSVWRPVPGRFKDYVAMPKFNLYQSLHTTVVGPGGKTMEVQIRTQAMHRTAEFGVAAHWRYKETGREAPNSDAQWLDQMLDMESVTDSPTEFMRNVQLDLYADEVFVFTPKGDIRQLPRGSTPVDLAYAIHTEVGHHTIGARVNDRLVPLEYELRNGETVEILLSKAKSAGPSRDWLEFVGSARARSKIRAWFSRERRSDAIEKGREELRRTLAKSGRGWKKQIGSPLLLEVAQGHNYADLDALFRAIGDRHITAKAIAQQLGEKLAEAEGLIDTSVEEEEPYQAPAVQERPARRSSEAVFVEGIDDVLVTLARCCSPVPPDEILGFVTRGRGISIHRTDCPNGANLRSQPDRIVPVRWNTQIPATFRVTIDVEAFDRKHLLRDITTVLGDESVNIISANVTTKSDAVARLQFTFELADIHHLDHVMRQVKKIESVYDAYRVIPRASGRKSHDSRMGDL
- the secD gene encoding protein translocase subunit SecD encodes the protein MSQGRLTTLIVVFLVTLGGLWGYIVAADLSPRLGLDLQGGVSANLLPAEGQGEIDEEILDQTVATIRERVDALGVAEPDIARQGDTIQVQLPGVADQEQAREIIGRTAQLQFRQVVEELPPDPGLLSDTASELAGATCDERSDLSIPDPDEEVVLCLRGTDADGNDLPRDQWFRLRLGPVEVSGADLTDAQAVLQPQTLGEVWQTNLEFNSEGAAAFAEITGNLACLQGPQRQLAIVLDNIVEQAPPVAQDVACGVGIGGGTAVVQATSEDDARDLAIVLKAGALPIQLDFGTFQTISPTLGRDSLDAGLLAGLIGLVLVAVYLVLLYRGMGAAAVLELILFGATVFGLIIALGEWIGFTLTLAGIAGVIVSIGIAADSSIIYRERYRDEVRAGRTIRTAADHAFDKAFRTNLTGNTVSFLAAVVLYLLAVGPVRGFAFTLGLSTLVDTLLFATFTRGLFGLVARNPKLVDAPLMGLRSGVTSEQLAAATAGGRRRRKGGRKKGRK
- the ruvB gene encoding Holliday junction branch migration DNA helicase RuvB, whose translation is MSDSAHDPLIDPAPMEDDVDIDASLRPRQLSEFVGQPTLKSQLELILEGARRRGSAVDHLLFSGPPGLGKTSLAHIVAVEMNAALRATSGPALERPGDLAAILTNLEQGDVLFLDEIHRLPRAVEEILYPAMEDFVLDIVVGKGPAAKAFRLPLPAFTLVGATTRTGLLTGPLRDRFGFATRMEFYSAEDLRQIVTRSAGVLGVPIDDGGALEIALRSRGTPRIANRLLKRVRDFAEVRSDGRVTGAVAGSALELFEVDQAGLDKLDRMVLTRLCQDFGGGPVGLGTLAVAVGEQPDTVEDVVEPFLIQRGLLARTPRGRVATAKAYDHLDLPFDPTRDEPPTLFGS
- the pdxT gene encoding pyridoxal 5'-phosphate synthase glutaminase subunit PdxT, producing MPRGASVSPTSGAFTLPRVTTIGVLGLQGDVAEHLAILDRCGAEGVSVKHAHQFAEVDGLIIPGGESTTIGKLLARFELLEPLTAAIADGLGVFGTCAGAILLAREALHHDGTVSEQHLLGAMDTTVRRNAFGRQVDSFEADLHVEGIDGGPIHAVFIRAPIIERAGPDVEVLACVGDTIVVCRQGPLLASSFHPELTDDPRLHQEFIGMVSS
- the secF gene encoding protein translocase subunit SecF, which gives rise to MSNDKTNVDTAPEEFDAATTGRREDTDSPLARLLTGRSNADIVGSSRRWLIVTAVVLGISLAALAVRGLNFSIEFTGGSSFVEEGATQTFTAAELEETLVEFGITDAIVQIVDDGTGAQISTPAISDIEGVDDLEVAAAIEEQTGGDVSVSTIGPRWGEAVTGQAIRGLIVFLLLVITYITFRFEWRMAVSAVVTLAHDVLVTIGLYALVGFTVSPSTVIAILTILGYSLYDTVVVFDRITEDASKLTSVSTVSYGEVANTALNQVLVRSVSTSITSVLPVASLLVIGANLLGAATLSDLALALFIGMTVGTYSSIIIAAPLLVWLKEKDPKFAELKERAAAGSA
- a CDS encoding adenine phosphoribosyltransferase; its protein translation is MTLDLTTYIRDVPDFPEPGIVFKDITPLLGDPAALEAAVMALCSPYREARLDLVAGIESRGFIFGTAVARELGVGFTPVRKAGKLPRDTHEVSYDLEYGSATLEVHTDAITPGARVLVVDDVLATGGTAAATCELVKRSGGVLSGVAVLIELVFLGGRQRLSGTPVSSVLTVS
- the yajC gene encoding preprotein translocase subunit YajC, whose amino-acid sequence is MTFGLILLAENGGEAAPAGGGLASFLPFLLVGALFYLLLIRPQRKKQQEQQTMIRNLEVGAVVVTIGGFHGEILGLTDETAEVEISDGVVVTMARNAIARSIPDPSATALDDLDDEFDDLDDEFDDDDLDDIDLDDFDLDDLDDVDADEARDGGSDR